A window of the Dyadobacter pollutisoli genome harbors these coding sequences:
- a CDS encoding (2Fe-2S)-binding protein: MALFKLSINNRAYNADVEGDTPLLWVLRDNFGLVGTKYGCGIAQCGACTVHLDGKAVRSCVLPVSSVGKAKVTTIEGLSEKGDHPVQKAWDEVDVAQCGYCQAGQIMTAAALLKEKPKPTDEEIVSTMSGNICRCGTYHRIKEAVKVAATKSN; the protein is encoded by the coding sequence ATGGCGTTATTTAAATTATCAATCAACAATCGTGCATACAATGCAGATGTAGAAGGGGATACCCCGTTACTCTGGGTATTGCGCGACAATTTTGGCCTCGTAGGGACCAAATACGGATGCGGTATCGCGCAGTGCGGTGCCTGTACCGTTCACCTGGACGGCAAAGCGGTGCGCTCCTGTGTGCTTCCTGTTTCGTCAGTCGGCAAAGCAAAAGTTACTACCATTGAAGGCTTGTCAGAAAAAGGAGATCATCCCGTACAAAAGGCGTGGGACGAGGTGGATGTGGCACAATGTGGCTACTGCCAGGCTGGCCAGATCATGACGGCAGCAGCTTTGCTGAAAGAAAAACCCAAACCAACTGACGAGGAGATTGTGTCTACCATGAGCGGAAATATTTGTCGTTGCGGTACTTATCACCGCATTAAGGAAGCAGTAAAAGTAGCAGCCACTAAATCCAACTGA